A region of Lycium barbarum isolate Lr01 chromosome 3, ASM1917538v2, whole genome shotgun sequence DNA encodes the following proteins:
- the LOC132633072 gene encoding glycerol kinase — protein sequence MSGTEVFIGAIDQGTTSTRFIIYDRLARAVGSHQVEFTQFYPQAGWVEHDPMEIIESVRICMAKALDKATADGHNVDSGLKAIGLTNQRETTVVWSKSTGLPLYNAIVWMDVRTSSICRKLEKELPGGRTHFVESCGLPISTYFSALKLLWLLDNVEGLNEAVKKGDAVFGTIDTWLIWNLTGGVENGVHVTDISNASRTMLMNLKTLDWDKSTLDTLGIPAMMLPKIISNSEIIGNIAKGWPITGIPISGCLGDQHAAMVGQSCKKGEAKSTYGTGAFILLNTGEEVIKSNHGLLSTVAYKLGPKAPVNYALEGSIAIAGAAVQWLRDSLGIISSASEIEELANKVNSTGGVYFVPAFNGLFAPWWRDDARGICIGITRFTNKSHIARAVLESMCFQVKDVLDSMHKDAGKKGEAKSEGGEFLLRVDGGATVNNLLMQIQADLLGSPVVRPADIETTALGAAYAAGLAVGVYTQDEIFASGEKMKKASIFKPVLEEELRKKKVDSWCRAVSRSFDLADLAL from the exons ATGTCAGGCACAGAGGTGTTCATTGGAGCCATTGATCAAGGAACCACAAGTACTAGATTCATCATCTATGATCGTTTGGCTCGTGCTGTTGGATCTCATCAAGTTGAATTCACTCAGTTTTACCCACAAGCAGG ATGGGTTGAACATGACCCAATGGAAATTATTGAGAGTGTGAGGATCTGTATGGCAAAGGCTCTTGATAAGGCTACTGCTGATGGACATAATGTGGATAGTGGGCTCAAAGCTATTGGGCTTACAAATCAGAGAGAGACTACTGTTGTATGGAGCAAATCTACTGGTCTTCCTCTTTACAATGCTATTGTTTGGATGGATGTCCGTACCAGTTCTATTTGCAG AAAATTGGAGAAAGAATTGCCAGGGGGACGGACTCATTTTGTTGAGAGTTGTGGTTTGCCTATAAGCACTTATTTCAGTGCATTAAAGCTGCTGTGGCTGTTGGATAACGTGGAAGGTTTAAACGAAGCTGTTAAAAAAGGGGATGCCGTGTTTGGAACTATTGACACCTGGTTAATTTGGAACCTAACAGGAGGTGTGGAGAATGGTGTACATGTCACTGATATCTCCAATGCATCGAGAACTATGCTGATGAATCTTAAGACCCTTGACTGGGATAAATCCACACTTGACACTTTAGGAATTCCTGCAATGATGCTGCCAAAAATTATTAGTAATTCTGAGATTATTGGAAACATTGCTAAAGGATGGCCAATCACAGGAATCCCTATATCGGGATGTCTTGGTGATCAGCATGCAGCCATGGTGGGCCAATCTTGTAAAAAAGGTGAGGCTAAAAGCACATATGGAACGGGAGCTTTCATACTTCTGAACACAGGTGAAGAGGTTATTAAGTCAAACCACGGACTGCTAAGTACAGTAGCTTATAAGCTAGGGCCAAAAGCACCTGTTAATTATGCTTTAGAAGGCTCTATCGCCATTGCTGGTGCTGCGGTTCAGTGGCTTAGAGACAGTCTAGGCATTATCAGCAGTGCTAGTGAAATCGAGGAGTTGGCAAATAAAGTTAACTCTACTGGAGGAGTGTATTTCGTTCCAGCATTTAATGGATTGTTTGCTCCATGGTGGCGTGATGATGCTCGCGGGATTTGTATTGGTATAACTAGATTTACCAACAAGTCTCACATTGCTCGGGCGGTACTTGAAAGCATGTGTTTTCAGGTAAAAGATGTGCTTGATTCCATGCACAAGGATGCTGGAAAGAAAGGTGAAGCTAAGAGTGAGGGGGGAGAATTCTTACTCCGTGTGGATGGTGGTGCTACAGTCAACAACCTTTTAATGCAAATTCAG GCCGACTTGTTGGGTAGTCCGGTTGTAAGACCAGCTGATATAGAAACAACAGCTCTTGGGGCAGCCTACGCTGCTGGATTAGCTGTTGGAGTCTACACGCAGGATGAGATATTTGCTTCTGGGGAAAAGATGAAGAAAGCGTCAATATTCAAACCTGTGTTAGAAGAagaattgaggaaaaagaagGTGGATTCTTGGTGCAGAGCTGTTTCAAGATCGTTTGACCTGGCTGATCTAGCTCTATAA